The following coding sequences are from one Humulus lupulus chromosome X, drHumLupu1.1, whole genome shotgun sequence window:
- the LOC133806461 gene encoding uncharacterized protein LOC133806461, translating into MAATSNPSIGGQPLPQKPEEQTPRTEEYPQQPAKQPMTAKATRCNEELARQAADAQAPPRRPRGRPRGSMTARRAEQASQSNQPSPQRSTRVEATANLTVDLPIGTSNNRAPPVAQNPNLDTTRNNPEPDRVNSRPSRPDNGRQPPPPIRHPPSPIRHPSPVQEVTRNTPQRPSCSGSRDGNRQARPGQGNEREETRDRRALQPSGSQMSRSQTARTGRLAGDPPPNHRATHQKKAKSYVRER; encoded by the exons ATGGCCGCTACAAGCAATCCCAGTATTGGTGGGCAACCATTGCCTCAGAAACCCGAGGAGCAAACTCCTCGTACTGAGGAATATCCCCAACAACCTGCAAAGCAGCCCATG ACGGCAAAGGCGACAAGATGCAACGAGGAATTAGCCAGACAGGCTGCTGACGCCCAAGCACCTCCCCGGAGGCCTAGAGGACGCCCTCGTGGGAGCATGACTGCTAGGAGGGCGGAACAAGCATCACAGTCGAATCAGCCAAgtcctcagaggagtacccgggtTGAGGCCACTGCCAACCTGACTGTAGACTTGCCTATAGGAACGAGTAATAATCGAGCCCCTCCAGTGGCACAGAACCCGAATCTTGATACTACAAGAAACAACCCAGAACCTGACCGGGTAAACTCTAGGCCATCCAGGCCCGACAATGGGAGACAACCCCCGCcgcccataaggcatccaccatctcCAATAAGGCACCCTTCGCCAGTCCAAGAGGTCACACGAAATACACCACAGAGGCCATCTTGCAGCGGCAGTCGAGATGGAAACCGACAGGCTAGGCCTGGACAGGGGAACGAAAGAGAGGAAACCCGAGATCGCAGGGCTCTTCAGCCATCaggaagccaaatgtcaagatcacaaactgCTAGAACAGGAAGGCTAGCAGGGGACCCACCTCCTAATCACCGAGCCACACATCAAAAGAAGGCTAAAAGTTATGTAAGAGAAAGGTAA